One window of Hydractinia symbiolongicarpus strain clone_291-10 chromosome 3, HSymV2.1, whole genome shotgun sequence genomic DNA carries:
- the LOC130636703 gene encoding uncharacterized protein LOC130636703, with protein MEDTAATRDNTFWRCSARKIFAVKREEFVGTSYRFTDGDNHVRESNDEIKTMLQENILLPRDVGALLKSTLLIEPLKETFKCVVCQDISASPIAISMCCKQVLGCSTCVDQWTELRCPHCRNGFYETVTVNVFENILAILNNL; from the exons ATGGAAGACACTGCTGCTACTCGTG aCAATACATTTTGGCGATGCAGTGCGAGAAAGATTTTTGCCGTTAAACGTGAAGAATTCGTCGGAACTTCTTACCGATTTACTGATGGGGATAATCATGTGAGAGAAAGTAATGACGAAATAAAGACCATGTTGCAAGAAAATATATTGCTACCAAGAGATGTCGGAGCATTGCTGAAATCAACGCTACTCATTGAGCCTTTAAAAGAAACATTCAAGTGTGTTGTGTGTCAAGACATAAGTGCTTCACCAATAGCAATTTCAATGTGTTGCAAACAAGTACTTGGATGCTCCACGTGTGTGGATCAATGGACTGAATTACGATGCCCCCATTGCCGTAACGGGTTTTACGAGACCgttacggtcaatgtttttgaaaatatcttagcaattttaaacaatttgtaa